The following are encoded in a window of Solirubrobacterales bacterium genomic DNA:
- a CDS encoding nuclear transport factor 2 family protein — protein MSRENVEVVRGIYDQYAAGDIDGLLSRVDPEIEFDLSDRLPDEGLHRGREAYRQFLKRTFELWADFQVEVEDLLDGGDAVVAIIHTTATGRASGIEIDERVGHVFWLRDEIPYRFKVFSDRSEALAAAGLSGG, from the coding sequence ATGTCGCGGGAGAACGTTGAGGTCGTCCGCGGGATCTACGACCAGTACGCGGCCGGCGACATCGACGGTCTTCTCTCCAGGGTGGACCCGGAGATCGAGTTCGACCTCTCCGATCGCCTGCCGGACGAGGGCCTGCATCGGGGTCGCGAGGCATATCGACAGTTCCTGAAGCGCACCTTCGAGCTCTGGGCCGACTTCCAGGTTGAGGTCGAAGACCTGCTCGATGGGGGTGACGCAGTAGTGGCGATCATTCACACGACTGCAACCGGGCGCGCAAGCGGGATCGAAATCGACGAGCGCGTCGGTCACGTCTTCTGGCTGCGGGACGAAATCCCGTATCGATTCAAGGTCTTCAGCGACCGGAGCGAGGCCCTGGCGGCGGCCGGCCTATCGGGGGGCTGA
- a CDS encoding DUF4389 domain-containing protein, with product MTETPESPGTPETPTGPPAGAEPPAPPPPPPPSPETAAEDYPLHADIQHQPEYSRFMPLVKWLLAIPHYIVLILLAIGAVFAILISFFAVIITRRYPRGLFDYVVGVSRWAWRVQAYVLLMVDPYPPFTLQDDPDYPARFEIDYPEDGVARWRPLFAWILAIPYLIIAGILFYLAEILAFFAFFTILFAKRYPEGMFKIALVGLRWQARGNAYAYWLTTRYPPFVWA from the coding sequence ATGACCGAAACCCCAGAGTCACCCGGAACGCCCGAGACGCCGACGGGACCGCCCGCCGGAGCCGAGCCTCCTGCGCCGCCACCACCTCCCCCTCCGTCGCCGGAGACCGCGGCCGAGGACTATCCGCTTCACGCCGACATCCAGCACCAGCCCGAGTACAGCCGGTTCATGCCGCTCGTCAAGTGGCTGTTGGCGATCCCGCACTACATCGTGCTGATCCTGCTGGCCATCGGCGCCGTGTTTGCGATCCTGATCTCCTTCTTCGCGGTGATCATCACCCGCCGCTACCCGCGAGGGCTGTTCGACTACGTGGTTGGCGTCTCGCGCTGGGCCTGGCGAGTACAGGCGTACGTGTTGCTGATGGTGGACCCGTATCCCCCGTTCACGCTTCAGGACGACCCGGACTACCCGGCCCGCTTCGAGATCGACTATCCGGAGGACGGCGTCGCCAGGTGGCGGCCGCTCTTCGCCTGGATCCTGGCGATCCCCTATCTGATCATCGCGGGGATCCTGTTCTATCTGGCGGAGATCCTCGCCTTCTTCGCCTTCTTCACGATCCTGTTCGCGAAGAGGTACCCGGAGGGGATGTTCAAGATCGCTCTGGTCGGTCTGCGCTGGCAGGCGCGTGGCAACGCGTACGCGTACTGGCTGACCACCAGGTACCCGCCGTTCGTCTGGGCGTAG